The following proteins are co-located in the Chryseobacterium daecheongense genome:
- a CDS encoding VTT domain-containing protein, giving the protein MEDFNSWKDLLNPEFYIKMGGFWLILFIIFAETGLFVGFFLPGDSLLFVSGIYAVEIIKETFGSTGSDLLDTTILATAVAFAAVVGNEVGYYFGVKAGPALYKKQDTFLFKKKYLYQAHDFFEKHGALAVIMARFLPVVRTFTPIVAGIVKMDKKEFLRDNIIGAVLWSFILIFAGHYLDKLFQEQFGINLKEKLELIIIVIVLITTLPIIIKFLFGKKVDHSKYEDNSPE; this is encoded by the coding sequence ATGGAAGATTTCAATAGCTGGAAAGATTTATTAAACCCGGAGTTTTATATTAAAATGGGAGGGTTTTGGCTGATTCTGTTTATTATTTTTGCTGAAACTGGTCTTTTTGTAGGATTTTTTTTACCAGGAGACTCTTTATTGTTTGTTTCGGGAATTTATGCTGTTGAAATTATCAAAGAGACATTTGGTTCTACAGGGAGCGATCTTCTTGATACTACCATCCTTGCCACTGCTGTAGCATTTGCTGCTGTTGTAGGTAATGAAGTGGGATATTACTTTGGGGTAAAGGCAGGTCCTGCTCTTTATAAAAAACAAGATACCTTTTTGTTTAAGAAAAAATACCTGTACCAGGCTCATGATTTTTTTGAAAAGCATGGAGCTTTAGCCGTTATCATGGCAAGATTTTTACCTGTAGTAAGAACGTTTACTCCTATCGTTGCGGGAATTGTGAAAATGGACAAAAAAGAATTCCTCAGAGACAATATCATAGGAGCAGTACTATGGTCGTTCATCCTGATCTTTGCGGGTCACTATCTGGATAAATTATTCCAGGAACAATTTGGTATCAATCTTAAAGAAAAGCTCGAACTGATCATTATTGTGATCGTTCTGATCACTACACTTCCGATTATTATTAAATTTCTTTTTGGTAAGAAAGTGGATCACAGTAAATACGAAGATAATTCACCTGAATAA
- a CDS encoding alpha/beta hydrolase, whose protein sequence is MKKLILRYHFFILGCIGFLLNSCNSRFRVWVGNNNQQKIYNLKYGEHKRQKMDIFLPSGYAKESPVVLIVHGGAWKYGRKEHMIQIQKMLFKNNIPSININYRLVSKSKKITYREQLEDISSVIEKFNSLAEKAELQPDNYIILGESAGGHLALLYGYQHPDQIKKIISLSGPTDFYSPEFLHSFYSKYTSPTLQKVVGTRFNRHNLSEEFKIASPIANITNVPTLIFQGNQDFLVNKNQGLALDSALASRNITRKLVFMKNTGHAPRFFSKRKRDSIIYPNILEWIKK, encoded by the coding sequence ATGAAAAAGCTCATACTCAGATATCATTTTTTTATTTTAGGATGTATCGGCTTTTTATTAAATTCATGTAATTCAAGATTCAGAGTTTGGGTGGGGAATAACAATCAGCAGAAAATTTACAATTTAAAATACGGTGAGCATAAAAGACAGAAGATGGATATTTTCCTTCCGTCGGGATATGCTAAAGAATCCCCTGTTGTTCTTATTGTACATGGAGGGGCCTGGAAGTATGGCAGAAAAGAACATATGATCCAGATCCAAAAAATGCTTTTTAAAAATAATATTCCCAGCATCAATATCAATTACAGGCTCGTTTCAAAATCTAAAAAAATTACTTACAGGGAGCAGTTGGAGGATATCAGCTCGGTAATTGAAAAATTTAATTCTTTAGCGGAGAAAGCGGAACTCCAACCTGATAACTATATTATCCTGGGAGAAAGTGCGGGTGGACATTTGGCTTTACTTTATGGTTACCAGCATCCGGATCAGATCAAAAAGATCATTTCTTTAAGCGGTCCTACTGATTTTTATTCTCCGGAATTTTTACACTCATTTTATTCGAAATATACGTCACCTACCTTACAAAAGGTGGTAGGAACCAGATTTAACCGTCACAACCTATCTGAGGAATTTAAAATAGCAAGCCCGATTGCCAATATTACAAATGTCCCTACGTTGATCTTTCAGGGAAACCAGGATTTTCTGGTTAATAAAAACCAGGGGCTCGCGCTGGATTCGGCTTTAGCAAGCCGGAACATTACCCGTAAACTGGTTTTCATGAAAAATACAGGACATGCCCCAAGATTTTTCAGCAAACGAAAAAGAGATAGTATCATCTACCCTAATATCCTGGAATGGATAAAAAAATAA
- a CDS encoding DUF808 domain-containing protein produces MASGFFAILDDLAALMDDVAVTSKIATQKTAGILGDDLAVNAEKATGFISSREIPVLWAITKGSFINKLIILPIAFLLHWLYKPAIEIILILGGFYLAFEGVEKIIEFLFHRDKKGHEVIEESTKNEDDENSEKSKIKSAITTDFILSIEIVIIALGTVLEEQHPLLTQIITVSLVSFLATIGVYGIVALIVRMDDAGFKLIRKSNDKGFFSKLGHLLVKALPIIIKMLAIVGTIALILVSGGIFVHNIAYLHHFLPDWPSVLKEFTFGMIGGLLAVALFTLGKKIYTLATRK; encoded by the coding sequence ATGGCTTCCGGTTTTTTTGCAATTTTAGATGATCTCGCTGCTCTTATGGATGATGTGGCTGTAACCAGTAAGATAGCAACTCAGAAAACTGCAGGGATTTTGGGAGATGACCTGGCGGTAAATGCCGAAAAGGCTACAGGTTTCATTTCATCACGGGAGATACCTGTGTTATGGGCAATTACCAAAGGTTCCTTTATTAATAAGCTAATTATTCTGCCGATCGCCTTTTTGCTACACTGGCTGTATAAGCCTGCAATAGAAATCATTCTTATTTTAGGAGGTTTTTACCTTGCATTCGAGGGAGTGGAAAAAATCATTGAGTTTTTATTTCACCGGGATAAAAAAGGACATGAAGTCATAGAAGAAAGCACAAAAAATGAAGATGATGAAAATTCAGAAAAATCGAAAATTAAATCAGCAATTACCACAGATTTTATTCTTTCTATCGAAATTGTAATTATCGCTCTTGGAACTGTTCTTGAAGAACAACATCCTCTACTGACACAAATCATTACGGTAAGTTTGGTTTCTTTCCTGGCAACCATAGGAGTGTATGGTATTGTGGCTTTAATTGTAAGGATGGATGATGCCGGCTTTAAGCTGATCAGAAAGAGTAATGATAAAGGCTTTTTCTCCAAACTGGGGCATTTACTGGTGAAAGCATTACCTATTATTATTAAAATGCTGGCAATCGTGGGAACAATAGCCCTCATTTTGGTTTCCGGAGGAATTTTTGTTCATAATATAGCGTATCTTCATCATTTTCTCCCTGACTGGCCATCAGTACTTAAAGAGTTTACGTTTGGAATGATAGGGGGCTTACTTGCCGTGGCACTTTTTACATTAGGCAAAAAAATATATACTCTGGCAACCCGTAAATAG